The proteins below come from a single Psychrobacter sp. FDAARGOS_221 genomic window:
- a CDS encoding translocation/assembly module TamB domain-containing protein → MTNSQTPQPNHDNNAAQPKAKRSKRFFSVSFFTKLLALIIFLLVMLCVALYIMAGSDRGTKFLIEKIVSETGVKLEYGEGNLRDGLLVKNISMNAAEGVNVHFVDTFVQIGWRAVFAREVHLRNAEIASIVINNNNPPSDDPFDYKSIELPVNLRFDQAHIDKIIYNQDGKEPVEVTDIYADDLKWVGTKLDIGEASLKYSDVVDVTELKGFIDLTDQYPLDLSTVVTVHSLEKAYIDPIEIEATGSLKRTYGKLRSKYNDSRVTGEFTVQGMDDNSPFSAKLLWDEVTIPYAEGLDIHLQNGLATASGVLSDIELRINSRLLANTIPNGQYKGRANIRDFGAMHVQRLTAETADGDLLAKGILDWQNDFNIKAMLYSNDYQVGTLLPEEAADFAPKYLNGKLAFLFDLKNKDDLMQIQANLQQKDGENIKAKVVQGKTPTNPRQSAPWYIDASWQNLVRQNTPQVGDINSPYGTANVELRDNKLWVNADAQIKELNAAPAGRYKVDLSKINDSINLQAINYNGVMGDLTGKGSVLLASQSQPLIWDITANTRELRPQVLSDAIPVAKLSGNINATGRMLDITQRRNGRRVTGQRHVFTIKSADLDSQLTAQVETSNAGANAKTTTEPRYVNVIGSGDGSVDLFDGEVSHFDARFKGKVDSQGLPQGDLDVDANGNLKNINIKRLSHQGEAGNLLASGNVNLADGIKWNVKANTKDFDVGFFAPQTDAIVSGDLQTSGHWRDNQTQLGDLRAFDVKFDGAIDTPQLPKGKLKIDAGGNAQQITVRNLSHVGEAGSLVAKGDVNVKNGIAWDINAVMDEFNLGYFVSDVPSNITGRVSSTGLWKDSVQQIKVSQMALRGELDGKPLSAEGSLDTTLHLPKNMNQYLASLKTDDASGQVAKVKSIVEILNADNVLVQWGDNEILANGNIEDLQARVNIRDLGQVSDSMSGNIIGALTVVQPEGQALPTLYVDLESKQLQLPGAYLESGSVKGKIVDLAKRPSTLVVMVDGLQAAQTKLSSVQAVFNGTEQQHTLTLKADTVSAGTDVTVEAAVKGSLDRQAQTWDGAIGNGKIATEYVTLSQSQPAQLNASFANNKPKLQLAAHCWQASNQEGKLCLRENLIASADQGQVNLAIQEIDTTLFAPFLPKELTWKSTLNGKAVMAWGKGVNPTINATLYTDNGQIGMQQDSYLDPITLPYKRVSLIVRSFEKGVQIRTDIDSGQGARGYADIALDPFKEQKPISGALVLNEFNLAILKPFFPGMRQLGGNITMAGGLGGTLSKPVFYGDVDLKDATVAMLDLPVNLTDINAKARIRGQQAKIEGDFMSGEGQGDISGEINWQQELQAMLRIKGENLVITQPPLLFAEVNPDFNIIIKPQQRYVNIVGAVTVPSATIRPPEANEEVVTKSEDVVVLDRELIGNIEEVLAISKPWSINAEIGVDLGNDVNFRGFGAVIPLAGAIHITQKGQGVMNGLGVIQVSRRTRIDAFGQSLELNYGQIRFNGDVTNPQLSIEAAREIEGFDVGIRVKGEIADPNIIVFNEAGLTQQQAMNALVTGRISDSGATQISEEGFKSEVTNNLAAAGLSLGLRSASSLTNSIGNAFGLERLTIDASGNSEDTNVNVTGYITPDLYIRYGVGVFNAQNSLSLRYQLTRRIYVQATSSIENAIDVVYSFRF, encoded by the coding sequence ATGACCAATTCGCAAACGCCACAGCCTAACCATGATAATAACGCTGCTCAGCCTAAGGCTAAGCGGTCTAAGCGTTTCTTTTCGGTGTCCTTTTTTACCAAACTATTGGCGCTGATCATATTTTTGTTGGTGATGCTGTGTGTCGCCTTATATATCATGGCAGGTAGCGATAGAGGCACTAAGTTTTTAATTGAAAAGATTGTTTCTGAAACCGGAGTCAAACTTGAGTACGGTGAAGGCAACTTACGTGATGGATTGCTGGTCAAAAATATCAGTATGAATGCCGCAGAAGGGGTCAACGTACATTTCGTTGATACTTTTGTGCAAATTGGCTGGCGTGCCGTATTTGCTCGAGAAGTACATCTGCGTAATGCTGAGATTGCATCGATTGTTATCAACAATAACAATCCGCCATCAGATGATCCATTCGATTATAAGTCTATTGAGCTGCCGGTAAATTTACGCTTTGATCAGGCGCATATTGATAAGATTATTTATAACCAAGACGGTAAAGAGCCGGTCGAAGTAACCGATATTTATGCCGATGACTTAAAGTGGGTAGGTACTAAGTTAGACATTGGTGAGGCCAGCCTAAAGTATAGTGATGTTGTTGATGTCACTGAGCTAAAAGGGTTTATTGATCTTACAGACCAATATCCATTAGATTTATCAACCGTTGTCACCGTACATAGCTTAGAAAAAGCCTATATCGATCCTATTGAGATTGAAGCCACCGGTAGTTTAAAGCGTACCTACGGTAAGCTGCGCAGTAAATACAATGACAGTAGAGTAACTGGTGAATTTACAGTTCAGGGTATGGATGATAACAGTCCATTCTCTGCTAAGCTGCTGTGGGATGAAGTGACGATTCCTTATGCTGAAGGTCTAGATATTCATTTACAAAATGGTTTAGCCACAGCTTCGGGTGTGTTATCTGATATTGAGCTGCGTATTAATAGTCGTTTGTTGGCCAATACTATTCCAAATGGTCAATACAAAGGGCGTGCCAATATCAGAGACTTTGGCGCTATGCATGTACAGCGTCTAACTGCTGAAACAGCCGACGGTGACTTACTGGCGAAAGGTATTTTAGATTGGCAAAACGATTTTAATATCAAAGCCATGTTGTATAGCAATGACTATCAAGTGGGTACCTTATTACCAGAAGAAGCTGCTGATTTTGCACCCAAATATTTAAATGGTAAGTTGGCTTTCTTATTTGACCTGAAGAATAAAGATGATTTGATGCAAATTCAGGCCAACTTGCAACAAAAAGATGGCGAGAATATCAAAGCCAAAGTGGTGCAAGGTAAAACACCAACTAATCCAAGACAAAGTGCGCCTTGGTATATCGATGCCAGCTGGCAAAACTTGGTACGCCAAAATACGCCACAAGTGGGTGACATCAATAGTCCATACGGTACCGCAAATGTCGAGCTGCGTGATAATAAATTGTGGGTAAATGCTGATGCACAAATTAAAGAGCTTAATGCAGCACCTGCCGGTCGATACAAGGTTGATTTAAGCAAAATAAACGATAGTATAAACCTACAAGCCATTAACTATAATGGTGTCATGGGCGACTTGACTGGTAAAGGTAGCGTACTTCTAGCCAGCCAGTCTCAGCCTCTAATCTGGGATATTACCGCCAATACTCGTGAGCTTAGACCACAGGTGCTAAGTGACGCTATTCCTGTTGCCAAGCTCTCGGGTAATATTAATGCCACTGGTAGAATGCTGGATATTACTCAGCGTAGAAATGGGCGTAGGGTGACTGGTCAACGCCATGTGTTCACCATCAAATCTGCTGATTTAGATTCGCAGTTGACTGCACAAGTTGAAACCTCAAATGCAGGGGCTAATGCGAAAACCACTACTGAGCCGCGTTATGTTAACGTGATAGGCAGTGGTGATGGCTCTGTTGATTTATTTGACGGTGAGGTCAGTCACTTTGATGCCAGATTTAAAGGTAAGGTTGATTCTCAAGGACTGCCTCAAGGCGACTTAGATGTCGATGCCAATGGTAATTTAAAAAATATTAATATCAAACGCTTAAGCCATCAGGGCGAAGCGGGTAATTTACTGGCGTCGGGTAATGTTAATTTGGCTGACGGTATTAAATGGAATGTCAAAGCCAATACTAAAGACTTTGATGTTGGATTTTTCGCACCACAAACCGATGCCATCGTTAGCGGTGATTTACAGACCTCGGGTCATTGGCGAGATAATCAAACACAGTTGGGAGACTTGCGCGCATTTGACGTAAAATTTGACGGTGCCATTGATACGCCGCAGCTACCTAAAGGTAAGCTAAAAATCGATGCTGGCGGTAATGCACAGCAAATCACCGTGCGTAACTTAAGTCATGTGGGAGAGGCCGGCAGCTTAGTCGCCAAAGGTGATGTTAATGTCAAAAATGGCATTGCCTGGGACATTAACGCTGTGATGGATGAGTTCAATTTAGGCTACTTTGTTAGTGATGTTCCGAGTAATATTACTGGCCGTGTTTCAAGCACTGGGCTGTGGAAAGACAGTGTTCAGCAAATTAAGGTCAGCCAAATGGCTCTACGTGGTGAGCTTGATGGTAAGCCATTGAGCGCTGAAGGCAGCCTTGATACAACCTTACATCTTCCTAAAAACATGAACCAGTACTTGGCGAGCCTAAAAACTGATGATGCCAGTGGTCAAGTCGCTAAGGTCAAAAGTATTGTAGAAATCCTAAATGCGGATAATGTTCTGGTTCAGTGGGGCGATAATGAGATTTTAGCCAATGGTAATATTGAAGACCTTCAGGCCAGAGTCAACATTCGTGATTTAGGTCAAGTTAGTGACAGCATGTCCGGTAATATCATCGGTGCGTTAACGGTGGTACAGCCTGAAGGACAAGCGTTGCCAACCCTGTATGTTGATTTAGAAAGTAAACAGCTGCAGTTGCCAGGTGCTTATCTTGAAAGTGGTAGTGTTAAAGGTAAGATTGTTGATCTGGCCAAGCGTCCAAGTACCTTAGTGGTGATGGTTGACGGACTGCAAGCAGCGCAAACCAAACTAAGCAGTGTACAAGCTGTATTCAATGGTACCGAGCAGCAGCACACATTAACACTGAAAGCAGATACGGTCAGTGCCGGTACCGATGTGACGGTTGAGGCTGCGGTGAAAGGTAGTCTAGATCGTCAAGCACAAACTTGGGACGGCGCTATTGGTAACGGTAAGATTGCGACAGAATATGTCACCTTGTCTCAAAGTCAGCCTGCGCAGCTTAATGCATCCTTTGCTAACAATAAGCCTAAGTTACAGCTGGCTGCACATTGCTGGCAAGCAAGCAATCAAGAGGGCAAACTATGTCTTCGTGAGAATTTAATTGCTTCTGCTGATCAAGGGCAAGTCAACCTCGCGATTCAAGAGATTGATACCACTTTATTTGCGCCATTTTTACCAAAAGAGCTGACTTGGAAATCAACGCTTAATGGTAAAGCAGTGATGGCTTGGGGTAAAGGTGTAAACCCGACCATTAATGCAACCTTGTATACCGATAACGGTCAAATTGGCATGCAGCAAGACAGTTATCTAGATCCAATTACTTTGCCTTACAAGCGTGTGTCTTTGATTGTACGCTCGTTTGAGAAAGGGGTACAAATCAGAACCGACATCGACAGTGGTCAAGGTGCGCGTGGTTATGCCGATATTGCATTAGATCCGTTTAAAGAGCAAAAACCAATCTCTGGTGCACTGGTATTGAATGAGTTTAACTTAGCGATATTAAAGCCGTTCTTCCCAGGAATGCGTCAATTAGGCGGTAACATCACGATGGCAGGAGGTCTTGGCGGCACGTTATCAAAACCGGTCTTCTATGGCGATGTGGATCTGAAAGATGCCACAGTTGCCATGCTTGATTTGCCAGTCAACTTAACAGATATTAATGCAAAAGCCAGAATACGTGGTCAACAAGCCAAGATTGAAGGCGACTTCATGAGTGGTGAGGGCCAGGGCGATATCAGTGGTGAGATAAACTGGCAACAAGAGCTGCAAGCGATGCTGCGTATTAAAGGTGAGAACCTAGTCATTACGCAGCCGCCATTGCTGTTTGCTGAGGTCAACCCTGACTTTAATATCATTATCAAACCGCAGCAGCGCTACGTTAATATCGTCGGTGCAGTGACCGTACCAAGTGCAACCATCCGTCCGCCTGAAGCGAACGAAGAGGTCGTCACCAAATCCGAAGATGTGGTGGTATTGGACCGTGAGCTAATAGGTAATATCGAAGAGGTTCTTGCGATATCTAAGCCTTGGTCTATTAACGCTGAGATTGGTGTCGACTTAGGTAATGATGTTAACTTCCGCGGGTTTGGTGCCGTGATTCCATTGGCCGGTGCGATTCATATTACCCAAAAAGGTCAAGGCGTGATGAATGGACTGGGTGTGATCCAAGTGAGCCGCCGTACCCGAATTGATGCCTTTGGTCAGAGCCTTGAGCTCAACTATGGTCAAATTCGCTTTAATGGTGATGTGACTAATCCACAGTTGAGTATCGAAGCTGCTAGAGAGATTGAAGGCTTTGATGTTGGTATCCGCGTCAAAGGTGAGATTGCTGATCCAAATATCATCGTCTTTAATGAAGCAGGTCTGACCCAGCAGCAGGCTATGAATGCGCTGGTTACCGGTCGTATCTCTGACTCTGGTGCTACTCAGATCAGTGAAGAGGGCTTTAAGTCAGAGGTTACCAATAACTTGGCGGCAGCTGGTCTAAGCCTAGGGCTAAGAAGTGCCAGTAGCTTGACCAACAGTATTGGTAATGCCTTTGGTCTAGAGCGCTTGACCATCGATGCATCTGGTAATAGTGAAGATACCAATGTCAACGTTACCGGCTATATTACCCCTGACTTGTATATTCGTTATGGTGTTGGTGTGTTTAATGCGCAAAACAGCTTGTCATTGCGTTATCAGTTGACTCGACGCATTTATGTGCAGGCCACGTCATCAATTGAGAATGCGATTGATGTGGTTTATAGCTTCCGCTTCTAG